One Streptomyces sp. SAI-135 DNA segment encodes these proteins:
- a CDS encoding M48 family metallopeptidase, which produces MPADPLHSAGTPQRSTTSLPPSGSVASAIEVRRSSRRRRTVSAYREGDRTVVLIPARMSEAEEQRWVSVMLDKLAAQESKRVLGDSELSERAQRLSAQYFDGRARPASVRWVTNQNTRWGSCTPSEGSIRLSHRLQGMPEYVVDYVLLHELAHLLVPGHGPRFWRLLEAYPRTERAKGYLEGVVAADRLPHLSDVRGE; this is translated from the coding sequence GTGCCCGCCGACCCACTGCACAGCGCCGGAACGCCACAGCGCAGCACGACGAGCCTGCCGCCGAGCGGCTCGGTGGCGAGCGCGATCGAGGTGCGCAGGAGCAGCCGCCGTCGCCGGACGGTCTCCGCGTACCGCGAGGGCGATCGCACCGTCGTGCTCATCCCTGCCCGGATGTCCGAGGCGGAGGAGCAGCGCTGGGTGAGCGTCATGCTCGACAAGCTGGCCGCCCAGGAGAGCAAGCGGGTCCTCGGCGACAGCGAGCTCTCCGAGCGCGCCCAGCGGCTGTCGGCCCAGTACTTCGACGGCCGGGCACGGCCCGCCTCGGTCCGCTGGGTCACCAACCAGAACACCCGCTGGGGTTCGTGCACCCCGTCCGAGGGCAGCATCCGGCTCTCGCACCGGCTCCAGGGCATGCCGGAGTACGTCGTCGACTACGTCCTGCTCCATGAGCTCGCCCATCTGCTCGTGCCCGGCCACGGGCCCCGTTTCTGGCGGTTGCTGGAGGCCTATCCGCGCACCGAGCGGGCCAAGGGCTACCTCGAGGGCGTGGTCGCCGCGGACCGGTTGCCGCATCTCTCGGACGTCCGCGGAGAGTGA
- a CDS encoding TerD family protein, with amino-acid sequence MAREFQRGHKAKISDLTAGTDLYVGVQISGPGLTFDISCFGLDADEQLSDDRYFIFFNQPKSPEDSIQLLGAQSGDTESFRVTLDRIPPQIQKLSFTATIDGAGQMSQIGPGYLRIVAGGEEVARYPFDGSEFSTERAVMVGDLYLKDVWRFAAVGQGFDGGLDALLKNFGGEVAEEEPASAPQQPAVPAQSQAPAFAPPPQTSAPAPSFGAPPASAATPSVHTAPTVAAPAPAAPTSPQMFTPPGQTPTPPGAPPAGQYAPPGAPAGQFTPPGAVAGQFAPPGAPGAFPGQAQPFGGGTQLAPVPPEANVRVVLTKYAEAPVGDRWTEQNQNLVRATLTKDAPILAKQGSMVAYQGDIDFAHKGSGLLGKLTGALTGQGMSLMRCTGNGEVFLADEASRVFVIRLQGEQLYTSAQGVLAFDETLETEVRRIEGAGLPGGGFFSMLFSGTGAVVVKTRGVPVVLPVGAATYVDGNAVIAWSAGAQAVTTTSLRLRRSGYARQTTEAVNLQFRGAPGNFVVVQPFEV; translated from the coding sequence ATGGCCAGGGAATTCCAACGCGGCCACAAGGCCAAGATCAGTGACCTGACCGCGGGCACGGACCTGTACGTGGGCGTACAGATCTCCGGCCCCGGACTGACCTTCGACATCAGCTGCTTCGGCCTCGACGCCGACGAACAGCTCTCGGACGACCGCTACTTCATCTTCTTCAACCAGCCGAAGTCCCCCGAGGACTCCATCCAGCTCCTGGGCGCGCAGTCGGGCGACACGGAGTCGTTCCGGGTCACGCTCGACCGGATTCCGCCGCAGATCCAGAAGCTGTCGTTCACGGCGACCATCGACGGCGCCGGCCAGATGTCGCAGATCGGCCCGGGCTACCTCCGGATCGTCGCCGGCGGCGAGGAAGTGGCCCGGTACCCGTTCGACGGCAGCGAGTTCTCCACCGAGCGGGCCGTGATGGTGGGCGACCTGTATCTGAAGGACGTCTGGCGGTTCGCCGCGGTCGGCCAGGGCTTCGACGGCGGCCTGGACGCGCTGCTGAAGAACTTCGGCGGCGAGGTCGCCGAGGAGGAGCCCGCGTCCGCGCCCCAGCAGCCCGCCGTTCCGGCCCAGTCCCAGGCACCGGCCTTCGCGCCGCCCCCGCAGACCTCCGCTCCCGCCCCTTCGTTCGGCGCGCCGCCGGCCTCCGCGGCCACCCCGTCCGTCCACACCGCTCCGACGGTCGCCGCGCCCGCGCCCGCCGCGCCGACGAGCCCCCAGATGTTCACTCCTCCGGGGCAGACCCCGACACCGCCCGGAGCCCCTCCGGCGGGTCAGTACGCGCCTCCCGGCGCGCCCGCGGGTCAGTTCACGCCTCCGGGCGCCGTCGCCGGTCAGTTCGCGCCCCCCGGCGCGCCCGGCGCCTTCCCCGGCCAGGCGCAGCCCTTCGGCGGCGGCACCCAGCTCGCACCGGTGCCGCCGGAGGCCAACGTCCGGGTGGTGCTCACGAAGTACGCGGAAGCCCCCGTGGGCGACCGCTGGACCGAGCAGAACCAGAACCTGGTGCGGGCCACCCTCACCAAGGACGCGCCCATCCTCGCCAAGCAGGGCAGCATGGTCGCCTACCAGGGCGACATCGACTTCGCCCACAAGGGCTCGGGCCTGCTCGGCAAGCTCACCGGCGCCCTCACCGGCCAGGGCATGTCCCTGATGCGCTGCACCGGCAACGGCGAGGTGTTCCTCGCCGACGAGGCCAGCCGCGTCTTCGTGATCCGCCTCCAGGGCGAGCAGCTCTACACCAGCGCCCAGGGCGTGCTGGCCTTCGACGAGACCCTGGAGACCGAGGTCCGCCGCATCGAAGGCGCGGGACTGCCCGGCGGGGGCTTCTTCAGCATGCTCTTCTCCGGCACCGGAGCGGTCGTCGTCAAGACCCGCGGGGTGCCCGTCGTCCTGCCCGTCGGCGCGGCCACCTACGTCGACGGCAACGCCGTCATCGCCTGGTCGGCCGGCGCGCAGGCGGTCACCACGACCTCGCTCAGGCTGCGCCGCTCCGGGTACGCCCGGCAGACCACCGAGGCCGTGAACCTCCAGTTCCGCGGCGCCCCCGGCAACTTCGTCGTCGTACAGCCCTTCGAGGTGTGA
- a CDS encoding AIM24 family protein: MDSQTLSAHRAAATGVRMSVHSSKTLKVTMVTGQDLIAKAGSMIAYDGYVQFDGAPASLRRSAEEMVTGEGGRLMLARGDGDLYLADYGGDILVLHLNGEALSVNGATLLACDASLELAIEPVKGLAKLSGSGLTNLVIKGTGWVALVSRGIPMALDCAERETYVDPDALVAWTTGLEMKARRTIKASALIGRGSGEAFQIGFKGQGFVVVQPSEDTGDRFKIRG, from the coding sequence ATGGACTCCCAGACTCTGAGTGCGCACCGCGCCGCCGCGACCGGCGTCCGCATGAGTGTGCACAGCTCCAAGACGCTCAAGGTCACCATGGTCACCGGGCAGGACCTGATCGCCAAGGCCGGCTCCATGATCGCCTACGACGGCTATGTGCAGTTCGACGGGGCGCCCGCGAGCCTGCGCCGCTCGGCGGAGGAGATGGTCACCGGAGAGGGCGGCCGGCTGATGCTGGCCCGCGGCGACGGCGACCTGTACCTCGCCGACTACGGCGGCGACATCCTCGTCCTGCACCTGAACGGCGAGGCATTGTCCGTCAACGGCGCCACCCTGCTGGCCTGCGACGCCTCGCTGGAACTGGCCATCGAGCCGGTCAAGGGACTCGCGAAGCTCTCCGGCTCCGGCCTGACCAACCTCGTCATCAAGGGCACCGGCTGGGTCGCACTGGTCAGCCGGGGCATCCCGATGGCCCTGGACTGCGCCGAACGCGAGACCTACGTCGACCCGGACGCGCTCGTCGCCTGGACGACCGGCCTGGAGATGAAGGCCCGCCGGACCATCAAGGCGAGCGCCCTCATCGGACGCGGCAGCGGCGAGGCCTTCCAGATCGGTTTCAAGGGGCAGGGCTTCGTGGTCGTCCAGCCGAGCGAGGACACCGGCGACCGATTCAAGATCCGGGGCTGA